Proteins encoded together in one Myxococcales bacterium window:
- a CDS encoding protein kinase, with product MNTTQQRPAKPADPMLGRVVAGRYRLEARAGEGGMGVVYRARHVLIDRVVALKLIRPDLRGETHLRAWMLREARAANRVDHAHIIDIHDIGETEEGELYLVMEYLVGTSLSSELAKGPMTLSRGVDILEQMCAALARAHDLGVIHRDLKSDNILMTTRGGRKDFVKILDFGLAHLAMDPRLAPKGAVFGTPEYMSPEQARGEEAGPPSDLYALGVLFFEMLTGQLPFRSGDRETLLEMQRSSPPPKPTAIKPDILPAAEAIVLKLLEKERRKRFQDAHHLHEELKALQRALPSVPWEVGQLGENAPPPPPPPPQSAGVIEWANRAGLFSRMVSRAYPGGNAPPDVSQAMAQVWDLASRATRLEGEVASHTRKLESLERRGRALRAEIGRKVEELAHEESRVLRELANEQGEANRLREALATAERGAVAARQQADQIAQTPPSAQWRVVFERAGAAQALVDARREALGERERKAAAKDGQVRDLRRQIEELRSQLSRYAEALEEDLASGREKVAARTREGLGFEKAFSDASQLLLTHLKGKAEARDLLQDLLANMHGAPQGGSKPSDGRPAT from the coding sequence GCGTCGTCTATCGCGCTCGCCACGTCCTCATCGACCGCGTGGTCGCCCTCAAGCTGATTCGCCCCGACCTCCGCGGCGAGACCCACCTCCGCGCATGGATGCTTCGCGAGGCGCGGGCCGCGAACCGCGTCGATCACGCGCACATCATCGACATCCACGACATCGGCGAGACCGAAGAGGGCGAGCTCTATCTCGTCATGGAGTACCTCGTCGGCACGTCGCTCTCGAGCGAGCTCGCGAAGGGCCCCATGACGCTCTCGCGCGGCGTCGACATCCTCGAGCAGATGTGCGCGGCGCTCGCGCGTGCGCACGACCTCGGCGTCATCCACCGCGACCTGAAGAGCGACAACATCTTGATGACGACGCGCGGAGGCCGGAAGGACTTCGTGAAGATCCTCGACTTCGGCCTCGCGCACCTCGCGATGGACCCGCGGCTCGCGCCGAAGGGCGCCGTGTTCGGCACGCCCGAGTACATGTCCCCCGAGCAGGCGCGCGGCGAAGAGGCCGGGCCCCCGAGCGACCTCTACGCGCTCGGCGTGCTCTTCTTCGAGATGCTCACGGGCCAGCTCCCGTTCCGCTCCGGCGATCGCGAGACGCTCCTCGAGATGCAGCGCTCGTCCCCTCCGCCGAAGCCCACGGCCATCAAGCCCGACATTTTGCCGGCCGCCGAGGCCATCGTGCTCAAGCTCCTCGAGAAGGAGCGGCGCAAGCGCTTCCAAGATGCCCACCACCTCCACGAGGAGCTGAAGGCGCTCCAGCGCGCGCTCCCGTCGGTGCCGTGGGAGGTGGGGCAGCTCGGAGAGAACGCGCCTCCCCCTCCCCCGCCGCCCCCGCAGTCGGCCGGCGTGATCGAGTGGGCGAACCGCGCGGGCCTCTTCTCGCGCATGGTGAGCCGCGCGTACCCCGGCGGGAACGCCCCGCCCGACGTCTCTCAGGCCATGGCCCAGGTGTGGGATCTCGCCTCGAGGGCCACGAGGCTCGAGGGCGAGGTCGCGAGCCACACACGCAAGCTCGAGTCGCTCGAGCGTCGCGGCCGCGCGCTCCGCGCCGAGATCGGTCGAAAGGTCGAGGAGCTCGCCCACGAAGAGTCGCGTGTGCTGCGCGAGCTCGCGAACGAACAGGGCGAAGCGAACCGCCTCCGTGAGGCCCTCGCGACCGCCGAGCGTGGCGCCGTAGCGGCGCGCCAGCAGGCCGACCAAATCGCGCAGACCCCTCCGAGCGCCCAGTGGCGCGTCGTGTTCGAGCGCGCGGGCGCGGCTCAAGCCCTCGTCGACGCGAGGCGCGAGGCCTTGGGCGAGCGCGAACGAAAGGCCGCCGCAAAGGACGGCCAAGTGCGCGACCTGCGCCGCCAAATCGAAGAGCTCCGCTCGCAGCTCTCGCGCTACGCCGAGGCCCTCGAAGAGGATCTCGCCTCGGGCCGCGAGAAGGTGGCCGCGCGCACGCGCGAAGGGCTCGGCTTCGAGAAGGCCTTCAGCGACGCGTCGCAGCTCTTGCTCACGCACCTCAAGGGCAAGGCCGAGGCGCGTGATCTGCTCCAAGATCTGCTCGCGAACATGCACGGCGCCCCCCAAGGCGGGAGCAAGCCGTCCGACGGCCGCCCCGCGACCTGA
- a CDS encoding DUF1232 domain-containing protein: MTEESNTLSKYLEIFPSWLKSLGEDAAELGEVVKGSAPEGARRQAVAGLNYIFKSLDLIPDGIDDLGFCDDAFVLRVAADLACTEFPEAKAGVLGRLADDAVHVRDFLGDDYVRLESYVKNLRKGAARGRTVDDIVGDESARTAFLHEVSAWSRDYQVPSFSRDVKTLIKLKAFLSAKLA; this comes from the coding sequence ATGACCGAAGAGTCCAACACGCTCTCCAAGTACCTCGAAATCTTCCCCTCGTGGCTCAAGTCCCTCGGAGAGGATGCCGCCGAGCTCGGCGAGGTAGTGAAGGGCTCGGCCCCCGAAGGTGCACGCCGTCAGGCGGTCGCCGGTCTGAATTACATCTTCAAGTCGCTCGACCTCATCCCCGATGGCATCGACGATCTCGGATTCTGCGACGACGCGTTCGTGCTTCGTGTCGCCGCCGATCTCGCCTGCACCGAGTTCCCCGAGGCCAAGGCCGGCGTGCTCGGTCGCCTCGCCGACGACGCGGTCCACGTCCGCGATTTCCTCGGTGACGACTACGTGCGCCTCGAGTCGTACGTGAAGAACCTCCGCAAGGGCGCGGCTCGAGGCCGCACGGTCGACGACATCGTCGGCGACGAGAGCGCCCGCACGGCCTTCCTCCACGAGGTCTCGGCGTGGTCGCGCGACTACCAGGTGCCGAGCTTCTCGCGCGACGTGAAGACGCTCATCAAGCTCAAGGCCTTCCTCAGCGCCAAGCTCGCCTGA
- a CDS encoding serine/threonine protein kinase: protein MTAAFPGDGELVGAIVSQKLRLVRFIGSGGMGIVYEAQPLAGGSPVAVKMLRAEYLDDVEVLTRFVDEGHLCQRLQHPNIARVFEVGHAEDTTPYLVMELCDGIPLASYTENGGRVPLVQAATIVQGILQGLSAAHAQGVVHRDLKPENVILAREPNGKYTPKILDFGIAKVMDQAGGMGKKTATGVLLGTPAYMSPEQIRSAKDCDARSDLWSVGVMLYEMLTGRSAFPAPTAFARLGAVLNTTPPPVESIDPQLARVSAFMQRAMAKDRNLRFQSAQEMGRVLAEAMGEGEGRQEALSRLPDMPAFMSQQAPPVVPSIVMSRAHSPKATTADSFQLGPDGRVLGPSGTLASSPPSPRVSEPPSPPVVQVVAAQGGTLPSNDLPVLEPVASGVASVRGGVPVWVVVLVGLAGVAVGLGLGFVLFGRG from the coding sequence GTGACCGCGGCGTTTCCAGGGGATGGCGAGCTCGTCGGCGCGATTGTCTCGCAGAAGCTGAGGCTCGTCCGGTTCATCGGCTCGGGCGGGATGGGCATCGTCTACGAGGCGCAGCCGCTCGCGGGTGGGTCGCCCGTGGCCGTCAAGATGCTCCGCGCCGAGTACCTGGACGACGTCGAGGTGCTCACGCGCTTCGTCGACGAGGGCCATCTCTGCCAGCGGCTCCAGCACCCCAACATCGCGCGGGTGTTCGAGGTCGGCCACGCCGAGGACACGACGCCCTACCTCGTCATGGAGCTGTGCGACGGGATTCCACTTGCATCCTACACGGAAAACGGCGGCCGCGTTCCGCTCGTGCAAGCGGCCACCATCGTCCAGGGCATCTTGCAGGGGCTCTCGGCAGCTCACGCGCAGGGCGTCGTGCACCGCGATCTCAAGCCCGAGAACGTGATCCTGGCGCGCGAGCCGAACGGCAAATACACGCCGAAGATCCTCGATTTCGGCATCGCCAAGGTCATGGACCAGGCGGGCGGCATGGGCAAAAAGACGGCCACCGGCGTCTTGCTCGGCACCCCGGCGTACATGAGCCCCGAGCAGATCCGCTCCGCGAAGGACTGCGACGCGCGGAGCGATTTGTGGAGCGTCGGCGTGATGCTCTACGAGATGCTCACGGGTCGCTCGGCCTTCCCCGCGCCCACCGCGTTCGCGAGGCTCGGCGCGGTCCTCAACACGACGCCCCCGCCGGTCGAGTCGATCGATCCCCAGCTCGCGCGGGTCTCGGCGTTCATGCAGCGCGCGATGGCCAAGGATCGGAACCTCCGCTTCCAGTCGGCGCAAGAGATGGGGCGTGTGCTCGCCGAGGCGATGGGCGAGGGCGAGGGCCGCCAAGAGGCGCTGAGCCGCCTCCCCGACATGCCGGCCTTCATGTCGCAGCAGGCGCCCCCCGTGGTGCCGTCGATCGTGATGTCGCGGGCGCACTCTCCGAAGGCGACCACCGCCGACAGCTTCCAGCTCGGCCCCGATGGCCGCGTGCTCGGGCCCTCGGGCACGCTCGCGAGCAGCCCTCCGTCGCCGCGCGTCTCCGAGCCTCCGTCGCCGCCCGTCGTGCAGGTGGTGGCCGCGCAAGGGGGCACGCTCCCGTCGAACGATCTGCCGGTGCTCGAGCCGGTGGCGAGCGGCGTGGCCTCGGTGCGTGGGGGCGTGCCCGTGTGGGTCGTCGTGCTCGTCGGCCTCGCGGGCGTCGCCGTAGGGCTCGGGCTCGGGTTCGTGCTCTTCGGCCGCGGCTGA
- a CDS encoding peptidase: protein MPRAVAHALLVFVDGIGMGSPGAHNPFDGAPGRTLAPLDGVREPRADLAFGAIDATLGYPGLPQSATGQATLFSGEDAIGREGGHYPAFPTAALAAFLAENNVFARARAKGLAAGFLNGFDEARAARATRIVRGEEPRTRAFPVSASTICGAGSGGTLRTGRDVARGAAATFDLTGDIVRGFGYPAPLRTPAEAAHAVLRGARELDLSYFEIFLTDKAGHSQDMAFARHEIARVEAFLDALFAEAASDELVVVTSDHGNLEDLSTGGHTYAKVPLVAKGPTSDELVAHARDLRDVAPGLLAALGSSWDARRS from the coding sequence ATGCCTCGCGCCGTGGCCCATGCCCTCCTCGTCTTCGTCGACGGCATCGGCATGGGGAGCCCCGGCGCGCACAACCCGTTCGACGGCGCGCCCGGCCGCACGCTCGCGCCGCTCGACGGTGTGCGCGAGCCTCGAGCCGACCTCGCCTTCGGGGCCATCGACGCGACGCTCGGATACCCGGGATTGCCTCAGAGCGCGACGGGCCAAGCCACGCTCTTCTCGGGAGAGGACGCGATCGGCCGCGAGGGAGGCCACTACCCGGCGTTCCCGACCGCGGCGCTCGCGGCCTTTCTCGCCGAGAACAACGTGTTCGCGCGTGCACGTGCGAAGGGCCTCGCGGCGGGGTTCCTGAACGGGTTCGACGAGGCCCGCGCCGCCCGCGCGACGCGCATCGTGCGAGGCGAAGAGCCTCGGACCCGCGCGTTCCCGGTGTCGGCGAGCACCATCTGCGGGGCGGGCTCGGGTGGCACGTTGCGTACGGGGCGCGACGTCGCGCGGGGCGCGGCGGCCACGTTCGATCTCACGGGCGACATCGTGCGAGGGTTCGGTTACCCAGCGCCGCTTCGCACCCCGGCCGAGGCGGCCCACGCGGTGCTTCGTGGCGCGCGCGAGCTCGACCTCTCGTACTTCGAGATTTTCCTCACGGACAAGGCCGGCCACTCCCAGGACATGGCGTTCGCGCGGCACGAGATCGCGCGGGTGGAGGCGTTCCTCGACGCGCTCTTCGCCGAGGCCGCGAGCGACGAGCTCGTCGTCGTGACGAGCGACCACGGAAATCTCGAGGATTTGAGCACGGGCGGCCACACCTACGCGAAGGTGCCGCTCGTCGCGAAGGGACCTACGTCCGACGAGCTCGTCGCGCACGCGCGCGATCTGCGGGACGTAGCGCCAGGCCTACTCGCCGCGCTCGGTTCCTCGTGGGACGCGCGCCGAAGCTAA